CGGTATCGTCGTAAACGCTTTTCAGTATCCGCCTGTTGAACCAATCCGTGAGCGATCTGTAGCCCATCTCCTCGTGGCTGTGTTCGCCCTTCCACCGGGAAACGAGACCCTCGTCGATAGATTCGTGCATCGGATCTGCACGCTCGAGGTCGTATTTCTCGACCACCCGGTCGACCTTGCAGGCCATATATGTTCACCCAAAACACCCGGACAAATAAAATTTTGTATTCAATCTGTAAACTCAGTGCGGATCACTGCTCTACTCTCTTCCTGTCTCGAAATAAATTTTAACACCCTTAGTCCATTAATCGAGGGCGCAGTCACAATGCGGGTCTACTCGGTAAACTGTATGCGGTATTTCTCGAGGAACTGCTGTAACGGCTCTGTCACTGCAGCGGACACGAGCAGGCCTTATGGGACTTCCCCTCGGTGTCGGGTTCTCACATCGGGGTGGTGTTCCACTGCATCATGACTTCCTTCATCGCGTTCCGGTTCATGTACTCCACCTCGTATCCGAGTTCTTCGATCGCGTCGACGATCGTTGCGGAGTGTTCGCTGCCTGCAGTTTCGATTTCGAAAGTGAGGAACGCCTCGCCGACGTCGAGGTCCGTATCCGCCCGGTCGTGTTCTGAAGCGTGAATGTTTGCGTCGTGGTCCGCAATAACCCGTGTTATTTCGGCCATCCGGCCGGGCATGTCCTGAATCCGGACCCGCAGTTTGAGCAACTGTTCCCGATGGGTCAACGCGTGGGTCAACACGGTCTGAAGCATCGTCATGTCCAGGTTCCCACCGCACAAAAGCGGCATTACCGTCTCACCCTGGACGTCTACGTCCTCGCTCAACATGCCGGCTACCGAGGCCGCACCGGCTCCTTCGACGAGCTGTTTCGCCCGCTCGAGCAAAAGCAGGATCGCCTGGGCGATCTGGTTGTCGGAGACGGTGACGATTTCGTCGACGTGCGACTCGATCAGCGAGAGCGTCAGCTCCGAAATTCCGCCAGTCGCAATCCCGTCGGCAATCGTATCGACCGAATCGAGGGTCACCGGGATCCCCTTGTTGATGCTGTCGGGCACGGTTGCCGCGTCCGTCGCCTGCA
The Halalkaliarchaeum desulfuricum DNA segment above includes these coding regions:
- the ilvA gene encoding threonine ammonia-lyase, with translation MVDFADIERARERLDDDTVVKRTPVEESTSLGEFVGADVRLKMEHLQWTGSFKTRGAYNKIAKTLDTRDVDRVVAASAGNHAQGVALAATKLGVDSTIVMPRTAPQTKIDATRDYGATVELVGDDFQEAMADARQRAGDPGVEFIHAYDDPAIVAGQGTLGVEMHDDCPEVDTVIVPIGGGGLIGGISLAFDELSPDTRIVGVQATDAATVPDSINKGIPVTLDSVDTIADGIATGGISELTLSLIESHVDEIVTVSDNQIAQAILLLLERAKQLVEGAGAASVAGMLSEDVDVQGETVMPLLCGGNLDMTMLQTVLTHALTHREQLLKLRVRIQDMPGRMAEITRVIADHDANIHASEHDRADTDLDVGEAFLTFEIETAGSEHSATIVDAIEELGYEVEYMNRNAMKEVMMQWNTTPM